A window of the Chitinispirillum alkaliphilum genome harbors these coding sequences:
- a CDS encoding GMP synthase [glutamine-hydrolyzing] → MKEHCVEKIAVLDFGGQYAHLIANRIRRMGVYSEILHCDVDASELCGFKGIILSGGPGSVLDANSPKCDPGIFNLGIPLMGLCYGHQLLSNMLGGDVSKSPTREYGRAVMDVINPSSILKDLQPKEQIWMSHGDTVKKLPPDFEILAKTSDCDSAVICNLKKKIFGLQFHPEVTDTPNGAKVLGNFIDICNCSRSWNPSAFIEQIKDEIKTACSGKKVFLLVSGGVDSTVAFTLLNKVLGPEKVMGLHVDNGLMRKQESLAVIEYMRRNGYDNLYIEDASSDFITALDGVVEPEKKRTIIGNMFLTVKESAFKRLKLNAEEWILAQGTIYPDTIESAGTKHADKIKTHHNRVDLILELIEKGLVIEPLAQLYKDEVRELGEVLGIPHELVWRHPFPGPGLGVRVLCSDGGGEAADSCESEELEHIVSPYGYKSCILPLKSVGVQGDERTYAHPALITGGEVDWDALEKMSTKITNSINDVNRVVYGLKVSSEPKYSLIKAYLTEERLNKLRAVDAIVTETLHRSGEYDTIWQMPVVLLPLVNNNGDETVVLRPIISQEAMTATFAPLKKETIDTVLKAVEEIEGIGDVFFDITHKPPGTIEWE, encoded by the coding sequence ATGAAGGAACATTGCGTGGAGAAGATCGCGGTGCTTGATTTCGGTGGGCAGTATGCTCATCTTATTGCTAACAGAATCAGAAGAATGGGTGTCTATTCAGAAATCCTTCATTGTGATGTAGATGCATCTGAGCTTTGCGGATTCAAGGGTATTATACTCTCGGGAGGCCCCGGTAGTGTTCTTGATGCCAATAGTCCAAAATGTGACCCTGGTATTTTCAATCTCGGGATCCCTTTGATGGGTTTATGCTATGGACATCAGTTGTTGTCAAATATGCTGGGTGGAGATGTCTCGAAAAGCCCTACAAGAGAGTACGGAAGGGCTGTTATGGATGTGATCAATCCCTCTTCTATTCTTAAAGATCTTCAACCCAAAGAGCAGATATGGATGAGTCATGGGGATACGGTAAAAAAACTTCCCCCGGATTTTGAAATACTGGCCAAAACTAGTGATTGTGATTCTGCGGTAATATGTAACCTGAAGAAAAAAATATTCGGCCTGCAGTTTCATCCTGAAGTTACCGATACACCAAATGGTGCAAAAGTGCTGGGGAATTTTATCGATATCTGTAACTGTAGCCGCAGCTGGAACCCAAGTGCTTTTATCGAACAGATAAAGGATGAGATTAAGACTGCATGCAGCGGAAAAAAAGTGTTTCTTCTGGTCTCTGGCGGAGTCGACTCTACCGTGGCATTCACCCTGCTCAACAAAGTGCTTGGGCCCGAGAAGGTGATGGGACTTCATGTCGACAATGGACTCATGCGTAAACAGGAATCTCTGGCAGTTATTGAATATATGCGCAGGAACGGGTATGACAACCTGTACATAGAAGATGCTTCAAGCGACTTTATTACCGCTCTTGACGGAGTGGTGGAACCAGAAAAGAAACGTACTATAATCGGCAATATGTTTCTTACTGTTAAGGAAAGTGCATTCAAGCGTCTTAAGCTCAATGCTGAGGAGTGGATTCTTGCTCAGGGAACAATATACCCCGATACCATAGAGAGTGCCGGGACAAAGCATGCAGACAAAATTAAAACACATCATAACAGGGTTGATTTAATTCTTGAGCTTATTGAAAAGGGATTGGTTATAGAGCCACTGGCCCAACTTTACAAAGACGAGGTGAGGGAGCTGGGAGAGGTGTTGGGAATACCTCATGAGCTGGTGTGGCGTCATCCGTTCCCCGGACCCGGACTCGGGGTGAGAGTTTTGTGTTCCGATGGGGGAGGGGAAGCTGCGGATTCCTGCGAGTCTGAGGAGCTTGAACATATAGTTTCTCCCTATGGTTACAAATCCTGCATTCTGCCTCTTAAAAGTGTAGGGGTTCAGGGGGATGAAAGGACCTACGCTCACCCTGCGCTGATAACCGGGGGTGAAGTTGATTGGGATGCGCTTGAAAAGATGTCAACAAAAATCACAAACTCAATCAATGATGTCAATAGGGTGGTTTATGGTTTGAAAGTCTCTTCCGAACCAAAATATTCCCTCATAAAAGCATATCTCACCGAGGAGCGACTGAATAAACTAAGAGCCGTGGATGCTATAGTTACAGAAACACTTCATCGCTCAGGGGAATATGACACGATTTGGCAGATGCCTGTGGTGTTGTTACCTTTAGTAAACAATAACGGGGATGAAACTGTGGTATTGCGTCCCATTATTTCTCAGGAAGCAATGACAGCAACGTTTGCTCCTCTAAAAAAAGAAACTATCGATACGGTTCTTAAAGCTGTTGAGGAGATTGAAGGAATCGGAGATGTATTTTTTGATATAACTCACAAACCACCAGGGACTATTGAGTGGGAATAG